The Halosimplex litoreum genome has a window encoding:
- a CDS encoding ArsR/SmtB family transcription factor encodes MNRGPETATEREPTPEEGSCCDVDHALTESELAADVQLLAAVGNDTRYEALRLIADADGEVCVCELEPALGVSQGAVSQALSRLSTAGLVSRRKEGRWRYYSVTPRANALLNALDETREAVDE; translated from the coding sequence ATGAATCGGGGACCGGAAACAGCGACCGAGAGAGAACCCACACCGGAGGAGGGGTCCTGCTGTGACGTCGACCACGCGCTGACCGAGTCCGAACTCGCCGCGGACGTGCAGTTGCTCGCGGCGGTCGGTAACGACACGCGCTACGAGGCGCTCAGGCTGATCGCCGACGCCGACGGCGAGGTGTGCGTCTGCGAGCTTGAGCCCGCGCTGGGGGTCAGCCAGGGCGCGGTCAGCCAGGCGCTCTCGCGGCTGTCCACCGCGGGACTCGTCTCCCGGCGCAAGGAGGGGCGGTGGCGATACTACTCGGTCACGCCCCGAGCGAACGCGTTGCTGAACGCGCTCGACGAGACGCGGGAGGCCGTCGATGAGTGA
- a CDS encoding PhnE/PtxC family ABC transporter permease, whose product MSGRTSGDRSPREYFGLDEIGDSPVEQKLTELKWRSTKRRLLSLVGLVGVGVVFGLSLNVIGFSVRELIVQWPQFLEALTIGESPYFPPGSIAVPFTGLAIPFVDLGQYWAFMMEENLILQIESGGSLLGLGVLPPLFYDGVTIVPGAMFATLAVAVSGSVLGLPLALFFGVMSSERVVPYPFNFLFRGTMSLIRAIPGLVWFLILIPLAGVSTFTAALAIMVDTTGYLGRLFTDELEEISDGPIEGIRSTGASKTQIVPFGMLSQVFRQFIAWIAFDLEHNVRAAIGLGLIGGGGLGLELYTQRQLFRYTDMMACIILIFLLAGSVELASQRVRSYLREEEESGSETGVVEAFVNVPRNILTSTLGRRERP is encoded by the coding sequence ATGAGCGGGCGCACGTCGGGCGACCGGTCGCCGCGGGAGTACTTCGGGCTCGACGAGATCGGCGACTCGCCGGTCGAGCAGAAGCTGACGGAGCTGAAGTGGCGCTCGACGAAACGGCGCCTGCTGTCGCTCGTCGGACTGGTCGGCGTCGGCGTCGTGTTCGGACTGAGCCTGAACGTCATCGGCTTCTCCGTCCGCGAGCTGATCGTGCAGTGGCCCCAGTTCCTCGAAGCGCTCACCATCGGGGAGTCCCCGTACTTCCCGCCCGGGTCGATCGCCGTCCCGTTCACCGGGCTCGCGATCCCGTTCGTCGACCTCGGCCAGTACTGGGCGTTCATGATGGAGGAGAACCTGATCCTCCAGATCGAGTCGGGCGGGAGCCTGCTGGGACTGGGTGTCCTGCCGCCGCTGTTCTACGACGGGGTCACGATCGTCCCGGGCGCGATGTTCGCGACCCTCGCGGTCGCCGTCTCGGGGTCGGTGCTCGGCCTGCCGCTGGCGCTGTTTTTCGGCGTCATGTCGAGCGAGCGGGTCGTCCCGTACCCGTTCAACTTCCTCTTCCGCGGGACGATGAGCCTCATCCGTGCGATTCCGGGACTGGTCTGGTTCCTGATCCTGATCCCGCTGGCCGGCGTGTCGACGTTCACCGCCGCGCTGGCGATCATGGTCGACACCACCGGCTACCTCGGCCGGCTGTTCACCGACGAGCTGGAGGAGATCTCCGACGGCCCGATCGAGGGCATCCGCTCGACCGGCGCGAGCAAGACCCAGATCGTCCCCTTCGGCATGCTCAGTCAGGTGTTCCGGCAGTTCATCGCCTGGATCGCCTTCGACCTCGAACACAACGTCCGGGCCGCCATCGGCCTCGGTCTCATCGGGGGCGGCGGCCTCGGGCTCGAACTGTACACCCAGCGCCAGCTGTTCCGATACACCGACATGATGGCCTGCATCATCCTCATCTTCCTGCTGGCGGGCTCGGTCGAGCTCGCGAGCCAGCGCGTCCGGTCGTACCTGCGCGAAGAGGAAGAATCGGGGTCGGAGACCGGCGTCGTCGAAGCGTTCGTGAACGTCCCGCGGAACATCCTCACGTCGACGCTCGGTCGGCGCGAGCGGCCCTGA
- a CDS encoding PhoU family transcriptional regulator, translated as MARRTWHRSRDATRQGRDATLAHVVEAIDRTAPETKADLAETVGISEQYLSELLQELKRDDVVTKAYVVDDEAVYETAESVSRLLEPVGAPRPETDEAGANGHSPAGERRGPAVLDLLERLDEVTATQFEAARLAVVGDEPDQPAGALESLTNERYFAVLEELKSYTLTNDWPGNRVASDLATVATNLEIVGDRACFIADVTDRQAVATTGVVEERVLDVFAAGTRINEHFRDVLFEAELAAYDRLHAEEETVHRDLDELFELVTAYDPELYGSLVTVTRALERAIYYWVDAAEIAVRLHAGVEADHAMI; from the coding sequence ATGGCTCGCAGAACCTGGCACCGCTCGCGCGACGCGACCCGCCAGGGCCGTGACGCGACGCTCGCCCACGTCGTCGAGGCGATCGACCGGACCGCCCCGGAGACGAAGGCCGACCTCGCCGAGACGGTCGGCATCTCCGAGCAGTACCTCTCGGAGTTGCTCCAGGAGCTCAAGCGCGACGACGTGGTGACCAAGGCCTACGTCGTCGACGACGAGGCCGTCTACGAGACCGCCGAGAGCGTCTCCCGGCTCCTCGAACCTGTCGGCGCGCCCCGACCCGAGACGGACGAAGCCGGGGCGAACGGCCACAGCCCGGCCGGCGAACGCCGCGGCCCCGCCGTCCTCGACCTGCTCGAACGCCTCGACGAGGTGACCGCCACCCAGTTCGAGGCCGCCCGGCTGGCCGTCGTCGGCGACGAGCCCGACCAGCCCGCGGGCGCGCTCGAATCGTTGACCAACGAGCGGTACTTCGCCGTTCTCGAAGAGCTCAAATCCTACACGCTGACGAACGACTGGCCCGGCAACCGCGTCGCCTCCGACCTGGCGACCGTCGCGACGAATCTCGAGATCGTCGGCGACCGCGCCTGCTTCATCGCCGACGTGACCGACCGCCAGGCCGTCGCGACGACCGGCGTCGTCGAGGAGCGCGTCCTCGACGTGTTCGCCGCCGGCACCCGCATCAACGAGCACTTCCGCGACGTGCTCTTCGAGGCGGAACTGGCCGCCTACGACCGGCTCCACGCCGAGGAGGAGACCGTCCACCGCGACCTGGACGAGCTGTTCGAGCTCGTCACCGCCTACGACCCCGAACTGTACGGCTCGCTGGTCACCGTCACGCGGGCGCTCGAACGCGCCATCTACTACTGGGTCGACGCCGCCGAGATCGCCGTCCGCCTCCACGCCGGCGTCGAAGCCGACCACGCGATGATCTAG
- a CDS encoding DapH/DapD/GlmU-related protein, with protein sequence MTYFESYGPDRTGDLSPEPTIHDPVSITESELGAWTEVRSGSRLTESAIGDYTYLMERAQLDYATVGKFGNVASEARLGPTNHPIDRPTAHHFTYRAAMYELGEDDESIFEWRADQPVTLGHDVWIGHGAIVLPGVEIGNGAVVGAGAVVAHDVEPYSVVAGVPAEPIRRRFPEEVAARIEATEWWDWDHETLAERLDAFRDLDTFLDRYAPEPEAVAEANAD encoded by the coding sequence ATGACCTACTTCGAATCCTACGGCCCCGACCGCACCGGCGACCTCTCGCCCGAGCCGACGATCCACGACCCCGTGTCCATCACCGAGAGCGAACTCGGCGCGTGGACGGAAGTGCGCTCGGGCTCGCGCCTCACCGAGTCGGCGATCGGCGACTACACGTACCTGATGGAGCGCGCGCAACTGGACTACGCGACTGTCGGAAAGTTCGGCAACGTCGCCAGCGAGGCGCGGCTCGGCCCGACGAACCACCCGATCGACCGCCCGACGGCTCACCACTTCACCTACCGGGCGGCGATGTACGAGTTGGGCGAGGACGACGAGTCGATCTTCGAATGGCGGGCAGACCAGCCAGTCACCCTCGGCCACGACGTGTGGATCGGCCACGGCGCGATCGTCTTGCCCGGCGTGGAGATCGGCAACGGCGCCGTCGTCGGCGCCGGTGCGGTCGTCGCCCACGACGTCGAGCCGTACTCCGTCGTCGCGGGCGTGCCCGCCGAGCCGATCCGGCGGCGGTTCCCCGAGGAGGTGGCCGCACGCATCGAGGCGACCGAGTGGTGGGACTGGGACCACGAGACGCTCGCCGAGCGCCTGGACGCGTTCCGCGACCTCGACACCTTCCTCGACCGATACGCGCCCGAGCCAGAAGCGGTCGCCGAGGCGAACGCGGACTGA
- the arsM gene encoding arsenite methyltransferase: MSERSESADPETTGSTPGEPDADEQRRAVRRRYARIAEASSSCCGDEADAEASSSCCSDGADAEEDLNRQLGYSESETESVAGDANLGLGCGNPNAIASLEPGETVLDLGSGAGFDCFLAAQEVGDEGQVIGVDMTPEMVEKARDNAEANDATNVEFRLGEIEHLPVADGTVDAVVSNCVVNLSPDKPQVFREASRALRPGGRLAISDVVLTAELPKEVYTDLESVAACVAGASPVADLERMLADAGFERIRIEADEDSEQFISEWDDERDVSEYVVSATIEAEKPA, translated from the coding sequence ATGAGTGAGCGCTCCGAGTCGGCGGACCCGGAGACCACCGGCTCGACGCCGGGCGAACCGGACGCCGACGAGCAGCGCCGCGCCGTCCGGCGGCGCTACGCCCGCATCGCCGAGGCGTCGTCGAGTTGCTGCGGCGACGAAGCGGACGCAGAGGCGTCGTCGAGCTGTTGCAGTGACGGAGCGGACGCCGAGGAGGATCTGAACCGTCAGCTCGGCTACTCCGAGTCCGAGACCGAGTCCGTGGCGGGCGACGCGAACCTCGGCCTCGGCTGCGGGAACCCGAACGCCATCGCGTCGCTCGAACCCGGAGAGACGGTCCTCGATCTGGGCTCGGGCGCGGGCTTCGACTGCTTCCTCGCCGCGCAGGAAGTCGGCGACGAGGGCCAGGTGATCGGCGTCGACATGACCCCCGAGATGGTCGAGAAGGCGAGGGACAACGCCGAGGCCAACGACGCGACGAACGTCGAGTTCCGGCTCGGCGAGATCGAACACCTGCCCGTCGCCGACGGAACGGTCGACGCCGTCGTCTCGAACTGCGTCGTCAATCTCTCGCCGGACAAGCCACAGGTGTTCCGCGAGGCCTCCCGCGCGCTCCGTCCCGGCGGCCGGCTCGCGATTTCCGACGTGGTCCTGACCGCCGAGCTACCGAAGGAGGTGTACACCGATCTCGAATCGGTCGCCGCCTGCGTCGCCGGCGCCTCGCCGGTGGCCGACCTAGAGCGGATGCTCGCAGACGCGGGGTTCGAACGGATCCGTATCGAGGCCGACGAGGACAGCGAGCAGTTCATCAGCGAGTGGGACGACGAGCGCGACGTGAGCGAGTACGTCGTCTCGGCGACCATCGAAGCCGAGAAGCCTGCCTGA
- a CDS encoding phosphonate ABC transporter ATP-binding protein — protein sequence MSTLKVENLRKEYGDVTALDGVSFEIEDEFAVLLGESGAGKSTMLRCVNGLTEPTAGSIRLDGQPISGSRSDVGMIFQQHNLVEGVSAYLNALTGSLDRVSVLTSLLQWQSREDKLRALDALETVGLLDEAGQRVSQMSGGQQQRVGIARGLVQDPRLLLADEPVASLDPASAETVMGYLKKAATEHDVTALVSLHQVNIAAYFGERFIGLRDGDLLFDVRRDDLTPELIDDLYGDVETVGLADSADAESVRVESEPESVEHEPETERAVSR from the coding sequence ATGAGTACACTGAAAGTCGAAAACCTGCGAAAAGAGTACGGCGACGTCACCGCGCTCGACGGCGTGTCGTTCGAGATCGAAGACGAGTTCGCGGTGTTGCTGGGCGAGTCCGGCGCCGGCAAGTCGACCATGCTGCGGTGTGTGAACGGGCTGACCGAGCCGACGGCGGGGTCGATCCGCCTCGACGGCCAGCCGATATCCGGCTCGCGGTCGGACGTGGGCATGATCTTCCAGCAGCACAACCTCGTCGAGGGCGTCTCGGCGTACCTGAACGCGCTGACTGGGTCGCTCGACCGCGTGTCGGTGCTGACGAGCCTGCTGCAGTGGCAGTCCCGCGAGGACAAGCTGCGCGCGCTCGACGCGCTGGAGACCGTGGGCCTGCTCGACGAGGCAGGCCAGCGCGTCTCGCAGATGAGCGGCGGCCAGCAACAGCGCGTCGGGATCGCCCGCGGGCTGGTGCAGGACCCGCGACTGCTGCTGGCCGACGAGCCGGTGGCCAGTCTCGACCCCGCGAGCGCCGAGACGGTGATGGGCTACCTGAAGAAGGCCGCGACCGAACACGACGTGACGGCGCTGGTCAGCCTTCACCAGGTCAACATCGCTGCGTACTTCGGCGAGCGGTTCATCGGCCTGCGGGACGGTGACCTGCTCTTCGACGTGCGCCGCGACGACCTCACCCCGGAGCTGATCGACGACCTCTACGGCGACGTCGAGACGGTCGGCCTGGCCGACAGCGCCGACGCCGAGTCGGTGCGCGTCGAGAGCGAGCCGGAAAGCGTCGAGCACGAGCCCGAGACCGAACGGGCGGTCTCGCGATGA